In Microbacterium binotii, one DNA window encodes the following:
- a CDS encoding NAD(P)-dependent oxidoreductase, translating to MSRIAVLGGTGYAGSHIVAEAVRRGHTVLSVARTVPAERVEGAVYVEATLLDVPTLVNELLGVDVVVSAVAARGDMLGALRPAIEQLLSVLPEDVRIGVIGGAGGSLVAEGGPRLVDTEGFADEYKPEALEAIGILEDLQTRAGDRDWFYIHPAGGFGAWAPGERTGSYRDGGDVLVVDDNGDSFISGADLAVAVLDEIETPRHSRERFTVGY from the coding sequence GTGTCTCGCATCGCCGTTCTCGGAGGAACCGGCTACGCCGGTAGCCACATCGTCGCAGAGGCGGTCCGGCGTGGGCATACGGTGCTCTCGGTCGCGCGCACCGTCCCCGCCGAACGCGTCGAGGGCGCGGTCTACGTCGAGGCCACGCTGCTGGATGTCCCCACCCTCGTGAACGAGCTGCTCGGTGTGGACGTCGTCGTCTCGGCCGTGGCCGCGCGCGGCGACATGCTCGGCGCACTCCGCCCGGCGATCGAGCAGCTGCTCTCCGTGCTGCCCGAGGACGTGCGCATCGGCGTCATCGGCGGCGCGGGCGGCAGTCTCGTCGCCGAGGGCGGTCCGCGTCTCGTCGACACCGAGGGCTTCGCGGACGAGTACAAGCCCGAAGCGCTCGAGGCGATCGGCATCCTCGAAGACCTCCAGACGCGCGCGGGCGACCGCGACTGGTTCTACATCCACCCCGCGGGCGGTTTCGGCGCGTGGGCGCCGGGGGAGCGCACGGGCTCGTACCGTGACGGCGGCGATGTGCTCGTCGTCGACGACAACGGCGACTCGTTCATCTCGGGCGCCGACCTCGCCGTGGCCGTGCTCGACGAGATCGAGACGCCGCGTCACTCGCGGGAGCGTTTCACCGTCGGCTACTGA
- a CDS encoding DMT family transporter: MLPVFAVLAAAVLFGTTGTSQALGPDGTTPLSVGAVRLLIGGTALAVIGFALARRHRRATAVTSPPLTARALVLMALTGVCLAAYQPLFFLGTARGGVAVGTVIALGSAPVMAGLIEWAITRRLPRPTWLVATALATTGVALLAFAGGGSGSADPLGVLGSLGAGAAFAVFANAQRRLMSTGWDPFTVAGAMGAGSAISSLFMLPFASFGWLAEPSGVAVALWLGLATIAVAYTLFTWGLQRLTAATAATLTLAEPITATLLGLVVLGEHLGTASVIGIAVLTVGLVVLAWGSRRRDPEPFPLEG, translated from the coding sequence ATGCTGCCCGTGTTCGCCGTCCTCGCTGCGGCTGTGCTGTTCGGCACCACGGGCACCTCGCAGGCGCTGGGTCCCGACGGAACGACGCCCCTGAGCGTCGGCGCGGTGCGTCTGCTGATCGGCGGCACCGCGCTGGCGGTGATCGGCTTCGCCCTCGCCCGCCGGCACCGACGCGCGACAGCCGTCACGTCTCCCCCGCTGACCGCGCGCGCTCTCGTCCTCATGGCGCTGACTGGCGTCTGCCTCGCGGCGTATCAGCCGCTGTTCTTCCTGGGCACGGCGCGCGGCGGCGTCGCCGTGGGCACCGTCATCGCGCTCGGATCCGCGCCGGTGATGGCGGGGCTCATCGAATGGGCGATCACCCGACGCCTCCCCCGACCGACGTGGCTCGTGGCGACGGCGCTCGCCACGACCGGGGTCGCACTGCTGGCGTTCGCCGGCGGCGGCTCCGGTTCTGCGGACCCCCTCGGCGTGCTCGGGTCGCTGGGTGCGGGTGCGGCATTCGCCGTCTTCGCGAACGCGCAGCGCCGGCTGATGTCGACCGGGTGGGATCCGTTCACCGTCGCCGGCGCGATGGGCGCCGGTTCCGCGATCAGCTCCCTGTTCATGCTCCCGTTCGCCTCGTTCGGCTGGCTCGCCGAGCCCAGCGGCGTCGCCGTCGCGCTCTGGCTGGGGCTCGCGACGATCGCGGTCGCGTACACGCTGTTCACCTGGGGCCTGCAGCGCCTCACCGCGGCGACCGCCGCGACGCTGACGCTCGCCGAACCCATCACCGCCACCCTGCTCGGGCTCGTCGTGCTCGGAGAGCATCTCGGCACCGCATCCGTCATCGGCATCGCGGTGCTCACCGTCGGTCTCGTGGTGCTGGCCTGGGGCTCGCGCCGGCGAGATCCCGAACCTTTCCCCCTCGAAGGATGA
- a CDS encoding ABC transporter ATP-binding protein, which produces MATVTFDNATRLYPGGTRPAVDKLNLEVGDGEFLVLVGPSGCGKSTSLRMLAGLEEVNSGSIRIGDRDVTDVPPKDRDIAMVFQNYALYPHMTVAENMGFALKIAGVGKEERAQRVLEAAKLLDLEEYLTRKPKALSGGQRQRVAMGRAIVRQPQVFLMDEPLSNLDAKLRVQTRTQIASLVRRLGVTTVYVTHDQTEALTMGDRIAVLKDGLLQQVGTPRDLYEKPKNVFVAGFIGSPAMNLFPADLAEGGVRFGDLVVPVEADTIGKAHGTEVTIGVRPEDIQVAPADGKGLSVVVDLIEELGADGYLYGHSEINGKRTDIVARVDGRRHPSAGETVVLAPVPGHVHVFDLESGERLNDKAIASV; this is translated from the coding sequence GTGGCAACTGTCACGTTCGACAACGCAACGCGTCTGTACCCGGGGGGAACCCGCCCGGCCGTCGACAAGCTCAACCTCGAGGTCGGAGACGGCGAGTTCCTCGTCCTGGTCGGCCCCTCCGGTTGCGGTAAGTCCACCTCGCTGCGCATGCTCGCCGGCCTCGAAGAGGTCAACTCGGGCAGCATCCGCATCGGCGACCGCGACGTCACCGACGTCCCGCCGAAGGACCGCGACATCGCGATGGTGTTCCAGAACTACGCCCTCTACCCTCACATGACGGTCGCCGAGAACATGGGCTTCGCGCTCAAGATCGCCGGTGTCGGCAAGGAGGAGCGCGCCCAGCGTGTGCTCGAGGCAGCCAAGCTCCTCGACCTCGAGGAGTACCTGACCCGCAAGCCGAAGGCCCTCTCGGGTGGTCAGCGTCAGCGTGTCGCCATGGGTCGCGCCATCGTGCGTCAGCCCCAGGTCTTCCTCATGGACGAGCCGCTGTCGAACCTCGACGCCAAGCTCCGCGTGCAGACGCGTACGCAGATCGCGTCGCTGGTTCGCCGCCTCGGCGTCACCACGGTCTACGTCACGCACGACCAGACCGAGGCGCTCACCATGGGTGACCGCATCGCCGTGCTGAAGGACGGCCTGCTGCAGCAGGTCGGCACCCCGCGCGACCTGTACGAGAAGCCGAAGAACGTCTTCGTCGCCGGCTTCATCGGCTCCCCCGCCATGAACCTCTTCCCGGCCGACCTGGCCGAGGGCGGCGTCCGCTTCGGTGACCTCGTGGTCCCCGTCGAGGCCGACACCATCGGCAAGGCGCACGGCACCGAGGTCACGATCGGTGTGCGTCCCGAGGACATCCAGGTGGCTCCGGCCGACGGCAAGGGCCTCTCGGTCGTCGTCGACCTGATCGAGGAGCTCGGCGCCGACGGCTACCTGTACGGCCACTCCGAGATCAATGGCAAGCGCACCGACATCGTGGCGCGCGTCGACGGACGTCGTCACCCGAGCGCCGGTGAGACGGTCGTCCTCGCTCCCGTCCCCGGCCACGTGCACGTGTTCGACCTCGAGAGCGGCGAGCGCCTGAACGACAAGGCGATCGCTTCGGTCTGA
- a CDS encoding DsbA family protein → MSSDDSSNVPAPSDRREAVREKAQRVRQRHARVGRLRLAALSISGVAVVGAVVAAVVFAVSSSTSSPQLQPSGAVDGGFAVASVAGVSVLGGSVDASAPTESAAPQGDTTPTPAPTNRSSVDIRVYVDYLAPGAKQFETANAPQLSSWVTEGAATLSYHPVAMLTAKSNGTKYSLRAAGAAACVATYSPDTVFAFNHQLLLQQPEATSDGLSDETLADMAQAAGAAEPRQVRSCIENGEFMAWAKSATDAAVAGIPGTDGLTLTSTPMIFVNGELYQGALDDPKEFAQFVLTTASDAYYRTASPTPTPTPSS, encoded by the coding sequence ATGTCGAGCGACGACTCATCGAACGTCCCGGCGCCGAGCGATCGCCGCGAGGCGGTGCGCGAGAAGGCGCAGCGAGTGCGGCAGCGCCACGCGCGAGTCGGTCGACTTCGCCTGGCCGCGCTCTCGATCAGCGGCGTGGCGGTCGTCGGTGCCGTGGTCGCGGCGGTGGTGTTCGCGGTGAGCTCGTCAACCTCCTCCCCGCAGCTGCAGCCGAGCGGCGCGGTCGACGGCGGCTTCGCTGTCGCATCCGTCGCGGGCGTGTCGGTGCTCGGCGGTTCGGTGGACGCGTCCGCACCGACAGAGTCTGCGGCGCCGCAGGGTGACACGACCCCCACGCCGGCACCCACGAACCGGTCCTCCGTCGACATCCGCGTCTACGTGGATTACCTCGCGCCCGGCGCGAAGCAGTTCGAGACGGCGAACGCCCCCCAGCTCTCCTCGTGGGTGACGGAGGGGGCTGCGACGCTCTCGTACCACCCCGTCGCCATGCTCACGGCCAAGTCGAACGGCACGAAGTACTCGCTGCGCGCGGCGGGTGCAGCGGCCTGTGTCGCGACCTACTCGCCCGACACGGTGTTCGCGTTCAACCACCAACTGCTGTTGCAGCAGCCCGAGGCCACATCCGACGGACTGAGCGACGAGACGCTCGCCGACATGGCCCAGGCAGCGGGGGCGGCCGAACCCCGTCAGGTGCGTTCCTGCATCGAGAACGGCGAGTTCATGGCATGGGCCAAGAGCGCGACCGACGCGGCCGTCGCGGGCATCCCCGGCACGGACGGGCTGACACTCACCAGCACGCCGATGATCTTCGTCAACGGCGAGCTGTACCAGGGCGCACTCGACGACCCGAAGGAGTTCGCGCAGTTCGTGCTCACCACGGCGAGCGACGCGTACTACCGCACGGCCAGCCCCACGCCCACGCCGACCC
- a CDS encoding GNAT family N-acetyltransferase — translation MTMLDYRIDDPTRGAAHDLVTSHLAAMHAGTPAESVHALDATGLSGPDVTFWSAWSDGELAGIGALKRWGGDRGELKSMRVADAFRGTGVGRGILRHILGEAAAMGLTSVWLETGSTPEFVAAVRLYESEGFVPCEPFANYRDDPLSLYFTRAI, via the coding sequence ATGACCATGCTCGACTACCGCATCGACGATCCGACCCGCGGCGCAGCGCACGATCTCGTGACCTCGCACCTCGCCGCCATGCACGCCGGCACGCCCGCCGAGAGCGTGCACGCGCTGGACGCCACCGGGCTGAGCGGGCCCGACGTCACCTTCTGGTCTGCGTGGTCCGACGGTGAGCTTGCAGGCATCGGCGCTCTCAAGCGGTGGGGTGGCGACCGCGGCGAGCTGAAGTCGATGCGGGTCGCCGACGCCTTCCGCGGAACGGGTGTCGGGCGCGGCATCCTTCGCCACATCCTCGGCGAAGCGGCAGCGATGGGACTGACGAGCGTGTGGCTCGAGACCGGCAGCACACCGGAGTTCGTGGCCGCGGTGCGCCTCTACGAGAGCGAGGGCTTCGTCCCCTGCGAGCCGTTCGCGAACTACCGCGACGATCCGCTGTCGCTCTACTTCACGCGCGCGATCTGA
- a CDS encoding DUF4032 domain-containing protein encodes MADSLTIMASAIDPALLTLPWSTPLADWSSNDIVQLPKGLSRHLVRFSTLSGKVIAVKETTGEMARREYDMLGNLARLDVPCVDRFAVIDGRTDAAGHPLPAALVTAHLKFSLPYRALFTQVLRPNTASRLVDALAVLLVRLHNVGFFWGDVSLSNTLFRRDAGAFAAYLVDAETGELHESGLTPGQREHDLDVARTNIAGEIMDLAAGGRLAGDVDALDIADGIVSSYRSLWAALTDKESFSAAESWRITERVQRLNALGFDIGEMSIDTATDGALVSIQPKVVDAGHHQRRLLRLTGLDVEENQARRLLNDLDEFRARISRVGSDEEMVAHEWLTRKFEPVVKAIPFDLRSKLEPAEVYHQVLEHSWYMSQARGRSVPLAEVLTSYIDDVLRHRRDEATVVGPPTEATSIIPVLRDDYVPRDADDDEDEAIDWRDLV; translated from the coding sequence ATGGCGGATTCGCTGACCATCATGGCCAGTGCGATCGATCCCGCGCTGCTGACGCTGCCATGGAGCACGCCGCTCGCGGACTGGTCCAGCAACGACATCGTGCAGCTCCCCAAGGGCCTCTCACGCCACCTGGTGCGCTTCTCGACCCTCAGCGGCAAGGTCATCGCCGTCAAGGAGACCACCGGTGAGATGGCGCGGCGCGAGTACGACATGCTCGGCAACCTCGCCCGCCTCGATGTCCCGTGCGTCGACCGTTTCGCCGTGATCGACGGGCGGACGGATGCGGCCGGTCACCCGCTGCCGGCGGCCCTGGTGACCGCCCACCTCAAGTTCTCATTGCCGTACCGTGCCCTGTTCACCCAGGTGCTGCGCCCGAACACCGCCTCGCGCCTCGTCGACGCTCTCGCCGTCCTCCTCGTGCGTCTGCACAACGTGGGGTTCTTCTGGGGCGACGTCTCGCTCTCCAACACCCTCTTCCGACGGGATGCGGGCGCCTTCGCCGCGTATCTCGTGGATGCCGAGACGGGCGAGCTGCACGAGAGCGGCCTGACACCCGGTCAGCGCGAGCACGACCTGGATGTGGCGCGCACGAACATCGCCGGCGAGATCATGGATCTCGCCGCCGGCGGCCGTCTGGCCGGCGACGTCGATGCGCTCGACATCGCCGACGGCATCGTCTCCTCGTACCGCTCGCTCTGGGCGGCACTGACCGACAAGGAGAGCTTCTCCGCGGCGGAGTCGTGGCGGATCACCGAGCGGGTTCAGCGGCTGAATGCGCTCGGCTTCGACATCGGCGAGATGTCGATCGACACCGCGACAGACGGCGCCCTCGTCTCCATCCAGCCCAAGGTCGTCGACGCCGGCCACCACCAGCGCCGTCTGCTGCGCCTCACCGGTCTCGACGTCGAGGAGAACCAGGCGCGGCGACTCCTCAACGACCTCGACGAGTTCCGTGCACGCATCTCCCGCGTGGGCTCCGACGAGGAGATGGTCGCCCACGAATGGCTCACCCGGAAGTTCGAGCCCGTCGTCAAAGCCATCCCCTTCGATCTGCGCTCCAAGCTGGAGCCCGCGGAGGTCTACCACCAGGTGCTCGAGCACAGCTGGTACATGTCGCAGGCGCGGGGCCGCTCCGTGCCGCTCGCGGAGGTGCTCACGAGCTACATCGACGACGTCCTGCGCCACCGCCGCGACGAGGCCACCGTGGTGGGTCCGCCCACCGAGGCGACGTCGATCATTCCCGTGCTGCGCGACGACTACGTGCCTCGCGATGCGGACGACGATGAGGATGAGGCGATCGACTGGCGAGACCTGGTCTGA
- the cysS gene encoding cysteine--tRNA ligase has product MTVRLYDTQAQALRDFAPLEDGNVTMYVCGPTVQSGPHIGHVRAALSFDLLRRWLAHRFGRVTFVRNVTDIDDKVLANATPEEPWWALAYRMELAFSQAYAAVGILAPTYEPRATASIPQMIELIALLIERGHAYPAPDGSGDVYFDVRSWPAYGALTHQDVDAMEAAADADPRGKRDPHDFALWKGAKDGEPADARWASPWGEGRPGWHIECSAMSRRYLGPRFDIHGGGLDLRFPHHENELAQSTAAGDAFAQYWVHNGLVTVDGQKMSKSLGNFTLAADVLTERDPLVVRYALAAAHYRSSLDVSDKAFDEAEAALDRVRTFLERAERAERVGAGPETAVVPEAFAAALDDDLGVPQALGVLHETVRAGNAALDEGDSENARRRAAEVIAMTDILGINPLDERWRKSAAGPEAGALDALVRVMIDQRAQARADKDWASADRVRDAIAAAGIVLEDGPEGTHWSVKRG; this is encoded by the coding sequence GTGACGGTCCGGCTCTACGACACCCAGGCGCAGGCGCTGCGCGATTTCGCGCCCCTGGAGGACGGCAACGTCACGATGTACGTCTGCGGCCCCACGGTGCAGTCCGGCCCGCACATCGGTCACGTGCGAGCTGCGCTGAGCTTCGATCTGCTGCGCCGCTGGCTCGCGCATCGGTTCGGCCGCGTGACGTTCGTGCGCAACGTCACCGACATCGACGACAAGGTGCTCGCGAACGCGACGCCCGAGGAGCCGTGGTGGGCGCTCGCCTACCGTATGGAGCTCGCCTTCAGCCAGGCCTATGCCGCGGTCGGTATCCTCGCGCCGACGTACGAACCGCGAGCCACCGCATCCATCCCGCAGATGATCGAGCTGATCGCGCTGCTCATCGAGCGCGGCCACGCGTATCCGGCGCCCGACGGATCCGGCGACGTGTACTTCGACGTGCGGTCATGGCCTGCGTACGGCGCGCTCACGCACCAGGACGTCGACGCCATGGAAGCGGCGGCGGATGCGGACCCTCGCGGCAAGCGCGACCCGCACGACTTCGCGCTGTGGAAGGGCGCCAAGGACGGCGAGCCGGCGGATGCGCGGTGGGCGTCGCCGTGGGGCGAGGGGCGCCCGGGCTGGCACATCGAATGCTCGGCGATGTCGCGCCGGTACCTCGGTCCCCGTTTCGACATCCACGGCGGCGGTCTCGACCTGCGCTTCCCGCATCACGAGAACGAGCTCGCGCAGTCCACGGCAGCGGGCGACGCGTTCGCCCAGTACTGGGTGCACAACGGTCTCGTCACCGTCGACGGCCAGAAGATGTCGAAGTCGCTCGGCAACTTCACCCTCGCCGCTGACGTGCTCACCGAGCGCGACCCGCTCGTCGTCCGCTACGCGCTCGCCGCCGCGCACTACCGCTCGAGCCTCGATGTCTCCGACAAGGCCTTCGACGAGGCGGAGGCGGCGCTCGATCGCGTCCGAACCTTCCTCGAACGCGCCGAACGCGCCGAGCGCGTGGGTGCGGGGCCGGAGACGGCGGTGGTTCCCGAAGCGTTCGCCGCGGCGCTGGACGACGACCTCGGCGTCCCGCAGGCTCTCGGCGTCCTTCATGAGACGGTGCGTGCAGGAAACGCGGCACTGGATGAGGGAGACTCGGAGAACGCGCGTCGCCGCGCGGCCGAGGTCATCGCCATGACCGACATCCTCGGCATCAACCCGCTCGACGAGCGGTGGCGCAAGAGCGCGGCGGGTCCTGAAGCGGGAGCCCTCGACGCGCTCGTGCGCGTCATGATCGACCAACGCGCCCAGGCGCGAGCAGACAAGGACTGGGCGAGCGCCGACCGGGTGCGCGATGCGATCGCGGCCGCCGGCATCGTCCTCGAAGACGGTCCCGAGGGGACCCATTGGAGTGTGAAACGTGGCTAA
- the rlmB gene encoding 23S rRNA (guanosine(2251)-2'-O)-methyltransferase RlmB gives MAKPGNPSAGRGKKKGPTKGTGGKNRRSLEGRGPTPKAEDRAWHPAGKRKAAQERFVAAGGKAAPRIAGQNRTPRSKQNDDTETVTGRNSVLEALRARIPATAFYIAQRVEMDDRVKEMLSIATHREIPVLEVTRQELDRMAGFDGVHQGVALKVPPYEYAHPQDLLEQIIDRDELPLIVALDGVTDPRNLGAIIRSTAAFGGQGLIIPQRRSAGVNSAAWKTSAGAAARLPVAMAANLTTTLKEFKKQGVFVLGLDGGGDVALPALQLADRPVVIVVGSEGKGLSRLVTETCDQIVSIPISAATESLNAGIAASVALYQVATLRSA, from the coding sequence GTGGCTAAGCCGGGAAACCCGTCAGCCGGACGCGGCAAGAAGAAGGGCCCCACCAAGGGCACCGGCGGCAAGAACCGCCGTTCGCTCGAGGGCCGCGGCCCGACACCGAAGGCGGAGGACCGCGCCTGGCACCCCGCGGGCAAGCGCAAGGCCGCGCAGGAGCGCTTCGTCGCGGCCGGGGGCAAGGCCGCCCCGCGCATCGCGGGTCAGAACCGCACGCCGCGCTCGAAGCAGAACGACGACACGGAGACGGTCACCGGCCGCAACTCGGTGCTGGAAGCGCTGCGCGCCCGCATCCCCGCGACCGCGTTCTACATCGCGCAGCGCGTCGAGATGGACGACCGCGTCAAGGAGATGCTCTCGATCGCGACGCATCGTGAGATCCCCGTGCTGGAGGTCACGCGCCAGGAGCTGGACCGCATGGCCGGCTTCGACGGCGTGCACCAGGGTGTCGCGCTGAAGGTGCCTCCGTATGAGTACGCGCACCCTCAGGACCTGCTCGAGCAGATCATCGACCGCGACGAGCTGCCGTTGATCGTGGCGCTCGACGGTGTGACGGACCCCCGCAACCTGGGGGCCATCATCCGCTCCACGGCCGCGTTCGGCGGTCAGGGTCTGATCATTCCGCAGCGTCGCAGCGCGGGTGTCAACTCCGCCGCGTGGAAGACGAGCGCGGGAGCGGCAGCGCGCCTCCCCGTCGCCATGGCGGCGAACCTCACGACGACGCTCAAGGAGTTCAAGAAGCAGGGCGTGTTCGTGCTCGGCCTCGACGGCGGCGGTGACGTGGCGCTTCCGGCCCTGCAGCTGGCAGACCGTCCCGTCGTGATCGTCGTCGGCTCCGAAGGCAAGGGGCTCTCGCGCCTGGTGACCGAGACGTGCGACCAGATCGTGTCGATCCCGATCTCCGCCGCGACCGAGTCCCTGAACGCGGGGATCGCCGCATCCGTCGCGCTCTACCAGGTCGCCACGCTACGGTCGGCCTGA